One segment of Alligator mississippiensis isolate rAllMis1 chromosome 13, rAllMis1, whole genome shotgun sequence DNA contains the following:
- the ROGDI gene encoding protein rogdi homolog, translating into MAAGMASSAERAVLEEEFKWLLQEEVHAVLKQLQDILKEASHRFALSVGGSEAAVKQENFMLGTSSTDQVKGVLTLQGDALCQADINMKMPRNNQLLHFAFREDKQWKLQQIQDARNHVNQAIYLLTNRDVDYQFKTGSEVLKLMDAVMLQLTRARNRLTTPATLTLPEIASSGLTKMFTPALPSDILVNFYINLNKLCLTVYQLHALQPNSTKHFRPAGGSILHNPGAMFEFGSQRYEVSHVHKVECVVPWLNDALVFFTVSLQLCQQLKDKISVFSGYWNYRPY; encoded by the exons ATGGCGGCCGGGATGGCGAGCTCGGCAGAGCGCGCGGTGCTG GAAGAAGAGTTTAAATGGCTTTTGCAAGAAGAAGTTCATGCTGTCCTGAAGCAGCTGCAGGATATTCTGAAG GAGGCTTCTCACAGGTTTGCCCTGTCTGTGGGTGGCTCAGAAGCAGCAGTCAAACAGGAGAACTTCATGCTGGGCACCTCGAG CACTGACCAGGTGAAAGGAGTGTTGACACTGCAGGGAGATGCCCTGTGTCAAGCG GACATTAATATGAAAATGCCCAGAAATAACCAGCTCCTGCACTTCGCCTTCCGGGAGGACAAGCAGTGGAAGCTGCAGCAG ATTCAGGATGCAAGAAATCACGTGAACCAAGCAATTTACCTGCTCACAAACCGAGATGTCGACTACCAGTTCAAAACAGGCTCAGAAGTCCTCAAG CTGATGGATGCGGTAATGTTACAGCTAACAAGAGCTCGGAATCGGCTCACCACTCCAGCCACCCTGACCCTACCGGAAATCGCTTCCAGCGGCCTTACG AAAATGTTCACTCCTGCTCTGCCCTCAGACATTCTTGTCAATTTCTACATTAACCTGAACAAGCTGTGTCTGACCGTCTACCAGCTCCACGCGCTGCAGCCCAACTCCACCAAG CATTTCAGACCTGCGGGAGGGTCCATTCTGCACAACCCTGGGGCCATGTT TGAGTTTGGCAGCCAAAGATATGAAGTCAGCCATGTCCATAAAGTGGAGTGTGTGGTACCTTGGCTAAATGATGCCCTCGTCTTCTTCACTGTctcactgcagctctgccagcagctgaaggACAAG
- the GLYR1 gene encoding cytokine-like nuclear factor N-PAC isoform X2, which produces MAAVSLRLGDLVWGKLGRYPPWPGKIVNPPKDLKKPRGKKCFFVKFFGTEDHAWIKVEQLKPYHLHKEEMIKINKGKRFQQAVDAVEEFLRKAKGKDQASSHNSTEEKNRRNSSEERGKQSASEEKRKAGLSEGKLKKATGEGKKRVSSVSSDRGSKSPLKRAQDQSPRKRGRPPKDEKDLTIPESSTVKKVMTGTVAGFKWPPSVGEPVKDSDPHFHHFLLSQTEKPAVCYQAITKKLKVCEEETGSTSIQAADSTAVNGSITPTDKKIGFLGLGLMGSGIVSNLLKMGHTVTVWNRTAEKCDLFIQEGARLGRTPAEVVSTCDITFACVSDPKAAKDLVLGPSGVLQGIRPGKCYVDMSTVDADTVTELAQVIVSRGGRFLEAPVSGNQQLSNDGMLVILAAGDRGLYEDCSSCFQAMGKTSFFLGEVGNAAKMMLIVNMVQGSFMATIAEGLTLAQVTGQSQQTLLDILNQGQLASIFLDQKCQNILQGNFKPDFYLKYIQKDLRLAIALGDSVNHPTPMAAAANEVYKRAKALDQSDNDMSAVYRAYIH; this is translated from the exons TGCGTGGATCAAAGTGGAACAGTTAAAGCCTTATCATCTCCACAAAGAGGAAATGATAAAGATTAATAAGGGTAAGCGTTTCCAGCAAGCTGTGGATGCTGTGGAGGAGTTCCTGAGGAAAGCAAAAGGCAAGGACCAG GCATCTTCCCATAACTCCACTGAGGAGAAGAACCGGCGTAACTCCAGTGAGGAGAGAGGCAAACAGTCTGCTAGTGAAGAGAAACGCAAAGCTGGCTTGTCTGAAGGGAAGTTGAAGAAGGCCACAGGGGAAGGAAAGAAACGAGTTTCTTCTGTTTCATCGGACAGAGGCTCAAAATCGCCACTGAAAAGAGCACAGGACCAGAGCCCCCGAAAGCGGGGTCGTCCCCCAAAGGATGAGAAG GATCTCACAATCCCAGAGTCAAGTACAGTGAAGAAAGTGATGACTGGAACAGTGGCTGGATTTAAATGGCCACCAAGTGTAGGCGAG CCTGTTAAGGACAGCGACCCACATTTCCATCACTTTCTGCTCAGCCAGACAGAGAAG CCGGCTGTCTGCTACCAGGCCATAACTAAGAAGCTGAAAGTGTGTGAAGAG GAAACAGGATCCACCTCCATCCAGGCTGCAGACAGCACGGCAGTCAATGGCAGCATCACTCCTACAGACAAAAA GATAGGATTTCTGGGTCTTGGCCTCATGGGAAGTGGCATTGTCTCCAACTTACTAAAAATGGGTCACACCGTCACTGTGTGGAACCGCACTGCTGAAAAG TGTGACTTGTTCATCCAGGAAGGGGCACGGCTAGGAAGAACCCCTGCTGAGGTGGTCTCAACCTGCGATATCACCTTTGCCTGTGTATCAGATCCAAAGGCAGCCAAAGAT CTGGTACTTGGTCCGAGCGGGGTATTGCAGGGCATACGCCCAGGGAAGTGCTATGTGGATATGTCGACTGTGGATGCAGATACTGTCACAGAATTGGCCCAG GTGATAGTATCCAGGGGTGGTCGCTTTTTGGAAGCACCAGTCTCAGGAAATCAGCAGCTGTCTAACGATGGGATGTTGGTGATCTTAGCAGCTGGAGATAGGGGTTTATATGAGGACTGCAGTAGCTGTTTCCAAGCAATGGGGAAGACCTCTTTTTTTCTAG GTGAAGTAGGCAATGCTGCCAAGATGATGCTGATTGTGAACATGGTCCAAGGGAGTTTCATGGCCACGATAGCAGAAGGACTGACTCTGGCTCAAGTGACTGGTCAGTCCCAGCAGACCCTTCTGGATATCCTCAATCAGGGACAGCTTGCCAGCATCTTCCTGGACCAGAAGTGCCAAA ATATCCTGCAAGGAAATTTTAAGCCTGACTTCTACCTGAAATACATCCAAAAGGATCTTAGGTTAGCCATTGCGCTAGGCGATTCTGTCAACCATCCAACTcccatggcagctgcagccaaTGAG GTATATAAACGGGCAAAAGCATTGGACCAATCGGACAATGACATGTCTGCTGTGTACAGGGCCTACATCCATTAG
- the GLYR1 gene encoding cytokine-like nuclear factor N-PAC isoform X1 — protein MIKINKGKRFQQAVDAVEEFLRKAKGKDQASSHNSTEEKNRRNSSEERGKQSASEEKRKAGLSEGKLKKATGEGKKRVSSVSSDRGSKSPLKRAQDQSPRKRGRPPKDEKDLTIPESSTVKKVMTGTVAGFKWPPSVGEPVKDSDPHFHHFLLSQTEKPAVCYQAITKKLKVCEEETGSTSIQAADSTAVNGSITPTDKKIGFLGLGLMGSGIVSNLLKMGHTVTVWNRTAEKCDLFIQEGARLGRTPAEVVSTCDITFACVSDPKAAKDLVLGPSGVLQGIRPGKCYVDMSTVDADTVTELAQVIVSRGGRFLEAPVSGNQQLSNDGMLVILAAGDRGLYEDCSSCFQAMGKTSFFLGEVGNAAKMMLIVNMVQGSFMATIAEGLTLAQVTGQSQQTLLDILNQGQLASIFLDQKCQNILQGNFKPDFYLKYIQKDLRLAIALGDSVNHPTPMAAAANEVYKRAKALDQSDNDMSAVYRAYIH, from the exons ATGATAAAGATTAATAAGGGTAAGCGTTTCCAGCAAGCTGTGGATGCTGTGGAGGAGTTCCTGAGGAAAGCAAAAGGCAAGGACCAG GCATCTTCCCATAACTCCACTGAGGAGAAGAACCGGCGTAACTCCAGTGAGGAGAGAGGCAAACAGTCTGCTAGTGAAGAGAAACGCAAAGCTGGCTTGTCTGAAGGGAAGTTGAAGAAGGCCACAGGGGAAGGAAAGAAACGAGTTTCTTCTGTTTCATCGGACAGAGGCTCAAAATCGCCACTGAAAAGAGCACAGGACCAGAGCCCCCGAAAGCGGGGTCGTCCCCCAAAGGATGAGAAG GATCTCACAATCCCAGAGTCAAGTACAGTGAAGAAAGTGATGACTGGAACAGTGGCTGGATTTAAATGGCCACCAAGTGTAGGCGAG CCTGTTAAGGACAGCGACCCACATTTCCATCACTTTCTGCTCAGCCAGACAGAGAAG CCGGCTGTCTGCTACCAGGCCATAACTAAGAAGCTGAAAGTGTGTGAAGAG GAAACAGGATCCACCTCCATCCAGGCTGCAGACAGCACGGCAGTCAATGGCAGCATCACTCCTACAGACAAAAA GATAGGATTTCTGGGTCTTGGCCTCATGGGAAGTGGCATTGTCTCCAACTTACTAAAAATGGGTCACACCGTCACTGTGTGGAACCGCACTGCTGAAAAG TGTGACTTGTTCATCCAGGAAGGGGCACGGCTAGGAAGAACCCCTGCTGAGGTGGTCTCAACCTGCGATATCACCTTTGCCTGTGTATCAGATCCAAAGGCAGCCAAAGAT CTGGTACTTGGTCCGAGCGGGGTATTGCAGGGCATACGCCCAGGGAAGTGCTATGTGGATATGTCGACTGTGGATGCAGATACTGTCACAGAATTGGCCCAG GTGATAGTATCCAGGGGTGGTCGCTTTTTGGAAGCACCAGTCTCAGGAAATCAGCAGCTGTCTAACGATGGGATGTTGGTGATCTTAGCAGCTGGAGATAGGGGTTTATATGAGGACTGCAGTAGCTGTTTCCAAGCAATGGGGAAGACCTCTTTTTTTCTAG GTGAAGTAGGCAATGCTGCCAAGATGATGCTGATTGTGAACATGGTCCAAGGGAGTTTCATGGCCACGATAGCAGAAGGACTGACTCTGGCTCAAGTGACTGGTCAGTCCCAGCAGACCCTTCTGGATATCCTCAATCAGGGACAGCTTGCCAGCATCTTCCTGGACCAGAAGTGCCAAA ATATCCTGCAAGGAAATTTTAAGCCTGACTTCTACCTGAAATACATCCAAAAGGATCTTAGGTTAGCCATTGCGCTAGGCGATTCTGTCAACCATCCAACTcccatggcagctgcagccaaTGAG GTATATAAACGGGCAAAAGCATTGGACCAATCGGACAATGACATGTCTGCTGTGTACAGGGCCTACATCCATTAG